The Labrus mixtus chromosome 14, fLabMix1.1, whole genome shotgun sequence nucleotide sequence atgaCCAACACATCGCCAaatcatcaccaacacatcaccaacacatgaccaacacatcaccaaatcatcaccaacacatcaccaacacatcaccataacatcaccaacacatcaccaacacatcaccaacacatgaCCAACACATCGCCAACACATCGCCAAAACATCGGCAACACATCGCCAACACATCgccaaaacatcaccaacacatcaccaaaacatcaccaacacatcaccaaaacatcaccaacacatcaccaacacatcaccaaaacatcaccaacacatcaccaacacatgaCCAAAACATCGCCAACACATCGCCAACACATTGCCAAAACATcgccaacacatcaccaaaacatcaccaacacatcaccaaaacatcaccaacacatcaccaaaacatcaccaacacatcaccaacacatcaccaacacatcaccaacacatcaccaaaacatcaccaacacatcaccaacacatcaccaaaacatcaccaacacatcaccaaaacatcaccaacacatcaccaacacatcaccataacatcaccaacacatcaccaaaacatcaccaaaacatcaccaacacatcaccaaaacatcaccaaaacatcaccaacacatcaccaacacatcaccataacatcaccaaaacatcaccaacacatcaccaaaacatcaccaaaacatcaccaacacatcaccaaaacatcaccaaaacatcaccaacacatcaccaacacatcaccataacatcaccaaaacatcaccaacacatcatcaacacatcaccaaaacatcaccaacacatcaccaaaacatcaccaaaacatcaccaacacatcaccaacacatcaccataacatcaccaaaacatcaccaacacatcaccaacacatcaccaacacatcaccaaaacatcaccaacacatcaccaaaacatcaccaaaacatcaccaacacatcaccaacacatcaccaaaacatcaccaacacatcaccaacacatcaccaaaacatcaccataacatcaccaacacatcaccaacacatcaccataacatcaccaacacatcaccataACATCGCCATAAAATCgccaaaacatcaccaacacatcaccaacacatcaccataACATCgccaaaacatcaccaacacatcaccaaaacatcaccaacacatcatcaaaacatcaccaaaacaTCCTTTTCCATCTCAGAATCATCGCCCGCCTCCAGCTGCTGAGGCGCTCACCCTCACATTCATGCACGCAACATCGTAAATTCCTCCTTCCAGTTATGGGGAACATGTGATCAGTGGATCTGAAgctcaaaaacataaaaagatgttttttatctGGTTACATCAGATCGTGTCACGACACTCTTAATCAATCAGTCAGATGTCCATGAAGCTGGATGATAAACAACTTACACAACCACCCATCGGACTCGCCCACGCTGCAGAGTGAAGAGAGGGACTCTGCAGGAAGTTATATTCCTGAAAGTCCTCAATGAGAGAGTCATTAGAGGGTGAATAAAACACAACTCAGGATTCAATAGATCTCTATGAGGAAAAGAGGTTAGAAAAAAACGTAGAAGTTCAGAAccatcaaataaagaaaaggaaaaataaattccTGCATGGTCATATTTCACTGACAAATCATTTTTGGAGGCAACGAGATGGAACAAATGACTCAGAGTCATTTTATCCAGCACGCTAACGTGGATATAAATAATCACTAAGAGGCGTCTGAGTCCGATCAGCACGGTGAACATTCAGAACTGATCTAACAGCTGATCTGATGTGACGTCATGACAGAGATCAGTTCACCTGCACGCTGACACTAAAGATGCTGACAGCAAACATCCGACGCCATCAAAGTCAATAGAAGAACAatatgtcacttcctgtttgttgttcTTAATCCAACCAGGAGGTCGGGTCACGTTGGTGAAGGGTGTGTGCAGAGCGCTGTGCTCTCATTGGTCAACGGCACTGATGAAACAACATCGTAGAAAGTAGAGAGAAATCAGGCTCGACTTCCTGTCAGGAGGTCATGAGGCGTTATTATCGTTTACTGTGACACACCACACGGGGAAAAATAATCAACTTCCTGGTGGAGACACTACGACCGCTGGATCAGACTCTTAACGGTCTCTGGATCAGACTCTTAACGGTCTCTGGATCAGACTCTAACGATCTCTGAATCAGACTTGTGGTCCGTGTGGAGTACAGGatctgtttctgcagaaagCTGATCTTTTATAAAAAGTTCATCTGACCGCTGAAATGGAATCTGTTGATTCctaaataatttaatttgaatgtttgtgtcttctGTGCTGCAGTCGGGGGAGGGGAGGACCTGCGGAGGTACTGGTCCGACTACCTGAGGAGGACTCACGTTCTGGTTTACGTGGTGGACTCATCGGACCGGAGCCGCCTCCCGTTAGCTAAAGATGAACTTCACCGCCTGCTGACGGTGGAGCCTCAGCTGCCCGTGGTCGTCCTGGGAAACAAACAGGTAAACAACACGTTTCATAACTCAAGCTTTCCTAAACAAGGATTAAGAGCTGGGTCCTAGGaggctgactagactcttctcctctgtcgccccccggtggtggaatgaacttacaaactccatgtgatctgcagagtccctctgcacctttaagaaaaagctaaagacccagctctttcatgaatacctactaacttaatgatgatggtctccatattattgatgatgatgatggtaatgacgatggtttttgtttgataaccacgacttataagatggtttctatactgattagagctctcaagaactgccctcaatgttgtgctttgcctctggtcacttcctgtcagcacctgtgtgtccaatcagactcaaagctgatcgtttgctcttactgacattgttcccttttttctagatccttgcttgtgttgttcttactctctgatgtacgtcgctttggataaaagagtctgctaagtgaattgtagaattgtaacaTGGAACCGCTCCAGTCGTTATTCAGTCTTAACGAGGTTAaagctgaaagagaagaagagggagccGCTCCAGACGCTTCTCTCTTCATTAACCAACGAGTGATGATCCATGACACTcctgaaataaacatttctacatttccTCCTCGGCTCATATTTCTTCACCTCGTGCGGCGCTCGTCGAATTATTCATGAACCTCCGAGGGGAGTGGGAGTAATTGTCacatctctctgcagctctcagcgCCCTCAACTGTGATCGCCATATTAGAGAGAAGAATACGAGATGAACGCAGGAGCACTTACTGTTCAGTCAGCTAAATGTGAGAAGTGAAGCCGAGTATCACGGTCAAAACATTACAGATAAGAAGCATTTACACAAATTAAACTCCAACCTTCTCCCTGTTTTCATCTCCACATCTGATGAGGAATCATTTTCCATCAGACGGATGATAAAGGCCACGTTTACACAAGAAGGATCCACTGAAAACAGAGACGCTTTTagatttcaaaaatgttcagcaagcagcaacctccggtgttaaaaactgaagccgatgctgaagtgtaacatcctgcagttcctcgtgtgtccactagaggctggctgcagaagcacaggaagtcacatacacacccattctaaaaagcctgtttttacagcagagattaacatgtttacagcctggttcaaaaaaccaaataggtgtgattagctcatgtctcgatggacacacactgtacggggggtgaatgttttgatgactcatcagttttgatttgatgaaggataagagttattcacaataaggcgtgtagctgacctgattgacaggtgggcgcggtgtaacggtttgtcaggaggtttaaaacccgcctcagctccagctctcagcctgtcgttaggttgactgaaagttagactgagacagcatttccagcatggagaccgccatcgatgggactccagcgccccctgcaggaacagacggggaacgacactcaggcttcataTTTACAGTTGGTGTTTCGTTTTATAAATCCGCTGATTTATAGACGTTTCTTTGAGCTTATGTGATAAAAGTATTTTTGGGAAGCTGCAATACCAAGTTTGGCCACCGTGTAAAATTGGCTTCAACAGTCGGCGCACTTCCTGGGGACTTGACCTATGTGCTACACATGGCTATTCACTGGAAGCGTATTGAGCTTGTGCTTAAGGTCTCAGTTTTCAGAGTAACTGCAGATTAACATATTAAAAGGAGACAGCGCTGCTTTAACAAGTCTGCACTCTTCAACGCGTTTTTAAAACTTTACGTTTACAGCACTAAACGCCGTTGTGGGCGTCATAAACGGTAACTTTGTTTTGCTTCTCGTTAACACTACAAGGGtgtaaaaaaagttttgacaGGAGAGCAGGGAGACACAATTTGTGAATTCCATGTGAGGAGATAATAACTGAAAGCTGTGATGAATTTAAGTATTAAATAAGATAATCTTTGACCGTGCAGGAGTGTTTCTCCCTGCAGGCGTTGGTTTAGCATTTTATAATAAACGACTGCACTCAAGtcagctttaaataaaagatatcATCAGAAGAGGAAGGACAGCGCTCCAATTTGTGCAGCCACTTGAACAAGCCTGAACATTAATCAATCACTTCAACAGATCGCTGTCCTCGTTCTGATTTTTGTCTCCTGAAGCGTAACAGATGTTTGGTTTTTAATCCGCCACTTCATCTTTACACAAATAAAGGAGACAGGCGGCTTTCTGTAACAGATGATCAAATCTCAAGGAGGTTTCACAGCGCTTGAATATTTTCCAAAGTGAGATGAATAGAAGATCAtttcatgtcgatttgccctgaaGATCAGACCTTCCCTGTCAGAGCTGCACAGATCCTGGTTCAGGCTCCTGTGAtatctctactggcaggtcttcctacatgcactatcaaacccctgcagatgatccagAACGCAGCAGCATGACTCTTCTTCAACCTCCCAAAaccagcacatgtcactcctctgttcatctacctccactggctcccagttactgctcgcatcaaatttaaaactctgctgctcgcttacaaaacagacacagaaacgtctcctccttactttaactctctgatccaggtctacactccctccccccccactacgctctgccaatgaaaggcgtctgatccaaccttcacaacagggtcctaagacgctgactagactcttctcctctgtcgccccccggtggtggaatgaacttccaaactccatgtgatctgcagagtccctctgcacctttaagaaaaagctaaagacccagctctttcatgaatacctactaacttaatgatgatgatatttaggatggttttgatgctgattagagctttcaagaacagctgtcgatgttgtgctctgtctctggtcacttcctgtttgcacttcctgtcgttgtctcctctctctctcctcccttgtgttgttcttactctgtGGTGTCGTCTCTTTGAATTAAAGTGTCAGATAAATGAATTGTTAAAAACGTCTCAGCTGTTCCTCAGAGTGTCTCTTTATTAGCAGCACTTTGTGAGATCTTTTATAACACTAAAGCCTCGGCCTCTGTCGTGCTTTGCACTCGATGcagaacaaagaaataatgtCGTCGTTAAGAGGAGTTTTTGTTAATGATACCATCTCTAACCCGCCGTCACTATTTTATTCTCTGCCTCGACACTCGCTGTGTTGAAACTGCACAAAAGGATTCCTGCtgctgaaacatttcaaaaagacGAGGCGGACTTCTATAGATTCTGGTCCGCTGTGAAGAGTTAGTGTAGGAGGCCGGTGTTAAAGTCAGTCTTCACGAGGAGACACACAAATTATTCAGTGTTATGTaaacctttaaagaggacatattctccccctcctccaccttttcaaacagtcctctcctccaccttttcaaacagtcccctcctccaccttttcaaacagtccccctcctccaccttttcaaacagtcccctcctccaccttttcaaacagtcccctcctccaccttttcaaacagtcccctcctccaccttttcaaacagtccccctcctccaccttttcaaacagtcccctcctccaccttttcaaacagtcccctcctccaccttttcaaacagtccccctcctccaccttttcaaacagtcccctcctccaccttttcaaacagtcccctcctccaccttttcaaacagtccccctgtggtctaaatgaaacatctgtgctttgttcaaaatataacatgaatcaagcaccagaggaggtttgtgaccctgtataaaccagctctctcagaacgctccgttttggtgtgtgtctctttaaatgtaataagcccccccccccgagttttccccatagacatcactcctctgtagagagaataaaaatggccgaactgtgcaaaagttttgttctagtctgggggtggagtccatgggtggagataccaggggaggggaggggattttttttttttttttaccagaatcccactgtgacatcacaaggagagcacatttgaaacagagcatttttctctgtgttgtaagacttatgcagaccacaaacaaaggactggatggtttatttcacatgttgtgggtcagtagactctcaggttacacagatagatgttcagaaacactagaagtggatttttaataatatgtctcctttaacttcatgtgaaatacattttattatttcagattAATAACAACGTGGCTGTCCTCCAAAGTGAGCTAAAAACAAACCGGTGCTAAGTATTCAAACTAACGCAGGGACAGTTTATGACTCGTTATTTGCTTGTCCTTGAAAAAGTGAACTTcttgtttaactgtgttttgaACTCTTCACAGGATAAGCCGGACGCCGTGAGCGTGTCGGAGCTGCGTGAAGCCTTGTCTCTGGGCTCCGTGACGGAGACGAGAAAGCTGTTCCTCTTGGCCGCCCAGCTGGGCTCAGACGGCGCCCTGAGGAACTCCTGCCGGGGCCTGGACGCCTTCCAGGACGTCCTGCTCCAGCTCGTCTGATCTCTACCCGGCTCACAGAGAGGAATCCTCGTCTTCCTTTTGACTTATTGAAGCTTTGCGTTACgtgaggcggaggaggagggggcggagtcAGCGAGATGGAGCAGCACCTCCTCATCTGCCTCCTCGCACGTTTATAACCACGTCAGTTTGGAAATAGCAGcttttaaaaactcttactcagcgatgaagaggaggtgcagagcgaggaggatgagggatTGTTCCCCTCCTGCCAACGACTCAGACTTTATGTCGACCTGTGCGAGCGTGTAGATGTGTTTATATTAGTCAGGTCATATTTGGGGTTTCCAGGTTGGAGTTCCAGGGGACTGAAAAAACACACCACCTACGAGAATCTAccgcctgtgtgtttgtgagattcCTGCTAACTCCTACACGGAGGCTGATCTGAGGTTTTGGGGGATTTAAAGGGACCtcctgacttttaaaaaacattttttatttttattctcacgACTCGGTCAGGCTCGTGTGAGAACGTTTCGATGCTTTTCACTTTCTTTGAGAGTTTTTTAAGCTCCATTGTTTGAAataagttttgtgtttttgttcttagCTGTGATTTAAGTCGTATTGTCAGAAGTTCACAGAGTTAGAGAGTGAACTGAATGTTTACAATCACTTATATTAATGTCCGTTAGCTTACCATGCTAACGAAAATTATCTCCTGGTCAAATGCTCCATGTCCCTTTCCTCTTCTTGACATGgtgtattttattaaaaaaatatatattaatcaaCCAGATACAGAGTCACTTATTAACAgcttatattttaaattaataaaattaacattaaacacATTGAGGGACAGGAAGCCCTAATGGTTGTTGGTAAAGTGACGCTTTAATCTCCTTTAATTCAGACTCAAAGGACTTCCTGGATCTGTGTTTTAGACCTGACAACACTCAAAATGACAGCTAATAACCCGATTTAGGAGTCACTAATGTTTACCAAGACTGTTAAAAAATGTCCATTAGCTTACCATGCTAACGAAATAAAACTCAtggtctcccccccctcccctcgcccCAGCATTTAGAGTTTCACAGATCAAAACCAAAATGGATTCTCtctttgtcaacaggcaaggcatgTCACTGCTCGGGACCcctggccagtagggggcctCCCGAGGGCggacaaactttaaactgtaGCAGAGGATCAGAATGTGCTAATTttacaatgacagtaggaaacctccctaaaggggccccatctgacagtgTTCAATGTTGTTGCGCTGCTAAGCGTTCCAGTATCCCTGTGAGAACttaaagtcttcatatgtgatttttcacacttaaatgtagaaatcaagtctatcctctgaaaataactctgtgagtcatgactgtctacaatgggtgtaacacccgagtcccactgtctgtgatgttttcagagttttcagagtcctatcttcactttgtttacatcgcccggacggccggctgactcctcccctcgtgtataaaagttgtttaattgagggactagagaaaagaagaataacatactgtactcactgcttaactgtgtttctagatcacgctcatttcaggtaaatttacatgcagtgtgaagatacgagcagaataaagatcgctagcattagcatgctaacacaacaatgcagcgcgagttgttttggtttcatgctggtgctcaagggcgacatctgctggatcaaaaaatcacatgtaaagcctttaagtcagTCCTTGAAGTTGGCGTTGGTGTTagaatatctttaaaataacgGTTTGGACACTGGTTGGAGCGGCCACGACTGACTCGCCCTGATCATCACAGTTCCAAAGTCCAAACTGATTAAAACTCAACATTCGTTCAAAGTTTTCCCAAAGCAAAACATTCAGAAGGATTTCCATTCACTAGAAGAGATCTTTTAGTTTGGGTTTTAGTAACTCCGGAGCGGCAGCCTGGCATTATGATTTTATCTGCAGGATTATTGATGAGAGCTGAAATTGTTGAAACACAACCCTCAAACATTCAGCGACGTCAGACAGCCAGACGTTGTTGTGTCTGAGTTTGTAACGTTCCCTCGAGGCGCTCGCAGCTCCGATAGATTCTCCGCCTTCTCCAGGAACTCAGTGTGGACAAACACGCTTgaacttgtttttctcctgattttgtgaaaacaagaagagaagTTTTAGTCTCCTCGCTCTGCTCCGTCAGCTGTTCGCTCCTCAGATGATCCGAGAAGGAGACGAGCAGAAACAGTGAAACTCATTGAATGTAAACTTCTTTATCAGCTCGATTCTGATTGTTaatgctgtttgtgtgcagccaCGTTCTGATCATGAAGCAgcgttttttaaatgaatgttaaagttttattcttctttctgacGCTCTGTGATTCTGCAGAAATGTCGTCGTCATGGttactgtgttgtgtttaatgtAAAGTGTTGTTTTCACGTGTTGTGTTAAAAGATATAACGGATATGAACTCATGCATGTTCTctgataaaacattaaaagtgtCAGGTGCATTTCTGAAGTCTTAAAATGGAGTTTGAATGATTTTACTCTACAGAGTTTATTTTCAGGTCGAAGGTTGATCTGCTGCAAAAACCACCTGGACTGATGTACAGGTCGACCCTCACCGTGGGAGTGGTTTCTCTTTGCAAACAAACAGATCTGAAGGTTCTCCTCAGCGGCCAAAGTTCCTGAACCAGTAAAACAGGAAGCTGTTTTCGTCTGAAACGACAGAGTTAAATATTTGCACATCACGCTGACAGCTGTGCAGGTTTACCCGGAAACAGGGTAACAAGAAGCACTGTGAGTGGAAAGTGTAGCATACAACATGGTGgatctacgtttggtcaatcagccttctccatcaaaggctgcaaactctggaacacattaccaccagaaataaaattaatctccgacttaaagggatacttcactaatacgaaaaatactatctgtctgttgTCTTCGTTTGACCTTAAAAGATTAGGATGATCGtgcgtcatttagcaattagaaactatttctctgtatggccttggtctgtatctccaacaggaacactcctcaggatctgggtacagcatgaTCCTAAATCAGTGTCCTCCTGACAAAGGACTTTCTGTTGGTGTTAGATAAATCATCaggcaagctgaaaccaatgaccatgtatcactcatgtatatgtaatgtacctccaccctgtgaaagtataaatatgctctgcaaccaGGACTGCCCCGGGActctttgatgcacttgtgactgatgttacttttgcaAAATAACTCTTTACTAtaagcaataaaatacacaaagacaaaagactttgacttgagatcttttttaccaacagaaaaatccaaaacaaacttggtgtcagaagtgggattccAGGCTGATCGCCGTATCCACGGCAGACGGTGAGTGATCATCCAGGACTTTGAAAAAGATCGTCCTGCCTCAACCCTGAAAGTTTGAAGGTCGAGAGGACCGACTGCGTGGACTGCGGCTGTCACCTCGGAATCCAACGGACGAGAAAACCTCCTAATTCACGGTAAAAACATTCTGATCTCACAATTTAAAAGTCTAAGGTCACTGTGTATTTTAGGACAAAATTGAAAGGTTAAGTTTCTTCCATCTTACGGCCCTATAACTACGAGGTAGTTAGAATAAAGGAAGTTCAGTTAACTTCGCCAGGCCCGGAGGAGTTCAGGTGACTTCACCAGGCCCGGAGGAGTTCAGGTGACTTCGCCAGGCCCGGAGGAGTTCAGGTGACTTCGCCAGGCCCGGAGGAGTTCAGGTGACTCCTTGAATCCGGTAAACTTGGAAAGACCAGTGTAAAGGTAGAAATTTACACAGATTGATCGGGGACGCCCGATAATCTCAGGACAGACACCATGGGGTCTGCAGGGAGTAAGATGGACGGGGCTGACCTGCAAGGTCcaatttttgtgtttatgaaaaagaaatacgGAGAAAAATGTTTGTCATGTGTCGAATATTGGATTTCCTGATAAAGGAAGTCTAAGCGTGAATCAACTGATACAGTTACAGACgtgtttgaaaaagaaggaagagaaagtCTAAGAAAAAGATTGACAGAGAAAAGTTGGAAGAGATTGAAACACAAATGGAATGTTGGAAAATATGGATGACAGAAGCAGAAGTCAGAGATAGAAAACAGACAGGGAAAGTTttaccaaaaatgaaaaatgatgaaaaagaaaaaccagatGCTTTCACTGATAACCCCACCACACCCCCCGTGtctgctctctatccctctctgaACGGTGGAGTTCGAGGCAAAGAAGATTGGGTTCCCATCTACATGGCTCCACCTATCCTGCCTATCCGGACAATCTCAAGGGGCCTGAAACCGCCTTTGAAAACGTCATGAAAATGGCCTTTGGAGAAGGCCTGAGGAGACCCATCCTAGCCCAGGTCCGCTCCACCCTTGTGGGAGGCTGGGCTGAAAACAGACTGCAAGAGCTcctcaaacacaccaaacacggtgaacaaagagagaaagaaaagagagaccaAACTGCCAGACACCTAGACACTGCCACTCTAAATGCTCAGCTGGCTCTGGCCCACTTGGACAGCCGCCCTTTCAGAGGACAAGACAGAGGCCGTGGACGCGGAAGGGGCCGAGGGCACGGACGCAGAAGAGGATATTCTCGCACATATGACGGGAAGCAGACTGTCCATAAACACCAAGAGAGGGGGACGGAGGAAACCGTCGCAGGGGCTGGCAGGACAACGAACACGTTCCCTACGCCTCGGACTGACCGTCAGAGAGAGGAGTTGGTAATGTACccgcacacacaacacacacattacacgcTCCACGCAATGAAAAGCCGCT carries:
- the arl10 gene encoding ADP-ribosylation factor-like 10, producing the protein MVLLRHISIALTAAVAALGSALFIALNFFYKRKVWSPQAEYCTIKEEEEERGKRQVLVLGLDGAGKSSMLMGLTPGESAAKRGRCRPTRGFNFMSLNAPACQLDFLEIGGGEDLRRYWSDYLRRTHVLVYVVDSSDRSRLPLAKDELHRLLTVEPQLPVVVLGNKQDKPDAVSVSELREALSLGSVTETRKLFLLAAQLGSDGALRNSCRGLDAFQDVLLQLV